A part of Bufo bufo chromosome 7, aBufBuf1.1, whole genome shotgun sequence genomic DNA contains:
- the ATXN2L gene encoding ataxin-2-like protein — protein MLKQQPSQANRKPATTAAAMAVSTPGSGSPGSPNGSLPPAGSRSQDRTGAGRGRSIVKGLQPPVFEGVYNNSRMLHFLTAVVGSTCDVKVKNGTTYQGVFKTLSSKFELAVDAVHKKTSDQVPGPRREDIIDTMIFKHSDVLLVHFHNVDFSYATKDKFTDSAIAMNSKVNGEHKEKVLMRWDGGETNSDDFDLDTETCNGWDAIDMFKFNEDNYGVKTTYDSSLSSYTVPLEKDNSEEFRQREARATQLAREIESSPQYRARIAIENDECRTEEEKHSAVLRPSSDRDSPSLVSRDGKYNPLPQRVRDGSRGALRTNSSRGGRSGMGMTSRAPPQHYPETSSSPAPEQRGINGGPSRMSPKSQRPIRSTKPMSSPSSRPIEVSTSPSAASRIYTPLSPKSASSASSMDSSSQSSTPDPRPTVEAGISPKPSSPKNVAPSLLGEGKDAQPPVKEPSRTVEQGSPCEVAKPPCKVLQTEQKRNQLDELRKFGAEFRLQASPCPDTSVDSFPLRQREQLENKMAQPDPIHTDVPETRDLGQKIPEPVEETKEERVCESNERQEEAASPASKAEPDEKEEQVVCDQVKKSTLNPNAKEFNPAKSLLAVNKATSTPTSPGPRSHSSTIPMLTAGQSGVYSPYISYIPPIHMSQAVQAPQMYPYPVSNSVPGQQGKYRTKGPPPRSDQPNSAPPIMQAAAAAGPPLVAATPYPSYISYSPQQFPGQPMMQPMAHYASQPVFAQMLQGNPRMIASGNHPQALVSSSNPQYQTEQPTPQTLYATVHQSYSHHAPQLHPQPASTPTQSQQQSQHANPSPVQHQGGQPPHLGGGQPQQNLYHTAALTATPPSMTPGPGAQSPQSSYPQQAMYAIHAHQQLQHGYTNMSHVAQAHVQSGMSGGPPPHPQHPGGPHPTPVMLLHPSQTHGGPPQGGVSQTGVSTPSPYTYIPHPQVQSHPSQQLPFHPPGN, from the exons ATGCTGAAGCAGCAGCCGTCGCAGGCCAATCGCAAACCTGCCACCACAGCAGCGGCTATGGCTGTCTCCACGCCAGGAAGCGGCTCTCCCGGGAGCCCTAACGGCAGCCTCCCCCCGGCCGGGAGCCGCAGCCAGGACAGAACTGGAGCGGGCAG GGGTCGGAGCATAGTAAAGGGCCTCCAGCCGCCG GTTTTTGAAGGCGTATATAATAATTCTAGGATGCTGCATTTTTTAACTGCCGTAGTG GGCTCAACGTGTGAcgtgaaggtgaaaaatggcaccaCTTACCAAGGCGTCTTCAAGACTTTGAGCTCTAAG TTCGAGCTGGCCGTCGATGCCGTGCACAAGAAGACGAGCGACCAGGTCCCAGGACCGAGGCGAGAGGACATTATAGACACCATGATCTTCAAGCACTCCGACGTGCTGctcgtccacttccacaatgtaGATTTCAGCTACGCTACAAAAG ATAAATTCACGGATTCGGCCATTGCAATGAACTCCAAGGTGAATGGGGAGCACAAGGAGAAGGTTCTGATGCGCTGGGACGGAGGAGAAACTAACAGTGATGACTTCGACCTGGATACTGAGACG TGCAATGGCTGGGATGCCATCGACATGTTCAAGTTTAATGAAGATAACTATGGAGTGAAGACGACGTATGACAGCAGCTTGTCCTCATACAC GGTCCCTCTAGAAAAGGATAACTCTGAGGAGTTCAGGCAGCGGGAAGCTCGTGCCACCCAGCTGGCCCGGGAGATCGAATCCAGCCCACAGTACCGCGCACGGATAGCCATAGAGAACGACGAGTGCAGGACAGAGGAGGAGAAGCATAGCGCCGTCCTGAGGCCCAGCTCTGACCGGGACAGCCCCAGCCTCGTCTCCAG GGATGGAAAATACAACCCTCTACCGCAGCGGGTCAGAGACGGATCACGAGGGGCCCTGCGAACAAACTCCTCCAGAGGAGGCAGGTCAGGGATGGGGATGACTTCTCGTGCACCCCCTCAGCATTATCCAGAAACTAGTTCAAGCCCAGCCCCCGAGCAGCGAGGCATTAACGGAG GGCCTTCAAGAATGTCCCCAAAATCCCAGCGCCCTATCCGCTCTACCAAGCCCATGTCCTCTCCGTCCAGTCGTCCTATAGAAGTGTCTACTTCCCCATCAG CTGCCTCTCGCATCTACACGCCCCTGTCGCCTAAATCCGCCTCTTCCGCTAGTTCCATGGATTCGTCTTCTCAGTCTTCAACCCCAGATCCCCGACCTACTGTGGAGGCTGGCATCTCCCCTAAACCCTCGTCTCCGAAGAACGTCGCCCCCAGCTTGCTTGGGGAAG GCAAAGATGCTCAGCCGCCTGTCAAAGAGCCGAGTCGGACGGTGGAGCAGGGCTCCCCATGTGAGGTTGCCAAGCCGCCATGTAAAG TGCTGCAAACTGAGCAGAAGAGGAACCAGCTGGACGAACTGCGCAAATTCGGAGCTGAATTTCGG CTCCAAGCGAGCCCGTGTCCAGACACCTCGGTGGACTCTTTCCCATTGAGGCAAAGAGAGCAATTAGAAAATAAAATGGCTCAGCCGGATCCAATCCACACGGATGTCCCTGAGACGCGTGACCTGGGGCAGAAAATTCCAGAGCCGGTTGAAGAAACCAAGGAGGAGCGTGTATGTGAGAGTAATGAGCGCCAAGAGGAGGCGGCGAGTCCTGCCAGCAAAGCCGAGCCTgacgagaaggaggagcaggtggTGTGCGA ccAAGTGAAGAAATCCACTCTGAATCCTAATGCAAAGGAGTTTAACCCTGCCAAGTCCCTCCTGGCTGTG AACAAAGCCACTAGCACGCCTACGTCCCCAGGTCCAAGAAGCCATTCCTCCACCATCCCAATGCTGACGGCCGGCCAGAGCGGTGTCTACAGCCCCTACATCTCCTACATCCCTCCCATTCACATGAGCCAAGCCGTGCAG GCTCCTCAGATGTATCCATACCCGGTGTCTAACTCTGTCCCCGGCCAGCAGGGAAAATATAGAACAAAAG GTCCTCCCCCGCGCTCCGACCAGCCGAACTCCGCTCCCCCCATCATGCAGGCTGCAGCTGCGGCTGGTCCTCCGCTTGTGGCGGCCACTCCCTATCCGTCCTACATCTCCTATAGCCCCCAGCAGTTCCCAGGACAGCCAATGATGCAGCCCATGGCTCATTATGCTTCACAG CCTGTATTTGCCCAGATGCTGCAGGGTAATCCTCGCATGATCGCATCTGGGAACCATCCACAAGCCTTAGTTTCTTCTTCCAATCCTCAGTACCAAACAGAGCAGCCTACGCCCCAGACGCTATATG CAACTGTCCACCAGTCCTACTCTCATCATGCGCCCCAGCTGCACCcccagccagccagcacccctactCAGAGCCAGCAACAGTCTCAACATGCCAATCCTAGCCCCGTGCAG CACCAGGGTGGCCAACCTCCGCACCTAGGTGGCGGTCAGCCCCAGCAGAACCTGTACCACACAGCAGCCTTGACGGCAACACCGCCCTCGATGACTCCTGGACCCGGCGCCCAGTCCCCGCAGAGCAGCTACCCACAGCAGGCCATGTATGCAATCCATGCCCACCAGCAGCTGCAGCATGGCTACACGAACATGTCTCATGTGGCTCAG GCACATGTACAGAGCGGTatgagtggaggacctcctccccACCCTCAACATCCTGGTGGCCCTCACCCCACACCCGTCATGCTCCTGCATCCCTCACAGACTCATGGTGGCCCCCCACAAGGAGGGGTCTCACAGACTGGTGTATCCACACCTTCCCCCTATACCTATATACCACATCCTCAGG TTCAGTCTCATCCGTCCCAGCAGCTCCCGTTTCATCCTCCCGGTAACTGA